One window from the genome of Thermocladium sp. ECH_B encodes:
- a CDS encoding arginase has product MPITRAPGSRFIKDPRDVRLEDKIIKGGAKGDIGLLGVPWDGAVGGRPGARFAPSRVRSFLYSMPLNIDASIVDFGDVDVVLGDHGETMRRTREAASQALRQVKELLVIGGDNSVSHPVFQALNDAEKRVGYILIDAHPDIRTVTEGLTSGLAIRMIRETNPSMPITVVGYRPHSNPRYLIDEARRLNIRIITMDEVEEIGVMGTAAQLVEAYRGMQVYLSLDMDAVDPAFAPGVNSPSPGGFTSREAISLVSRLSRELRPRVFDVVEITPLVDVADQTSNLAAAVLMSAMWPRGDME; this is encoded by the coding sequence ATGCCGATAACTAGGGCACCGGGTTCCCGCTTCATAAAGGATCCAAGGGATGTAAGGCTTGAGGATAAGATAATTAAGGGAGGCGCGAAGGGAGACATTGGGTTACTCGGGGTTCCTTGGGACGGCGCCGTGGGGGGGAGGCCGGGCGCTCGCTTCGCCCCATCACGCGTAAGGAGCTTTCTCTACTCAATGCCCCTCAACATTGATGCCTCTATAGTGGATTTCGGGGATGTCGATGTAGTGCTTGGGGATCACGGCGAAACCATGAGGAGGACGCGTGAAGCGGCTTCCCAGGCATTGAGGCAAGTGAAGGAGCTGCTCGTGATTGGGGGCGATAACAGCGTTTCTCATCCAGTCTTTCAAGCCTTAAATGATGCAGAGAAGAGGGTTGGCTATATATTGATAGATGCTCATCCAGACATAAGGACGGTCACCGAGGGATTAACGAGCGGATTGGCGATAAGAATGATTAGGGAAACAAACCCATCAATGCCCATAACCGTTGTGGGGTACAGGCCCCACTCCAACCCGAGGTACCTAATTGATGAGGCGCGGCGCCTCAATATAAGGATAATAACCATGGATGAGGTCGAGGAGATAGGCGTCATGGGCACCGCCGCTCAACTTGTGGAGGCGTATAGAGGAATGCAGGTGTACCTTAGCCTCGACATGGATGCCGTGGACCCCGCGTTCGCGCCCGGCGTTAATAGTCCATCCCCCGGCGGCTTCACGTCTAGGGAAGCCATTAGCCTCGTATCGAGGTTATCCAGGGAATTGAGGCCCAGGGTATTCGACGTGGTGGAGATAACTCCGCTAGTGGATGTAGCCGATCAAACCTCTAACCTAGCAGCGGCAGTGCTGATGAGCGCTATGTGGCCCCGAGGCGACATGGAGTGA
- a CDS encoding urocanate hydratase (catalyzes the formation of 4-imidazolone-5-propanoate from urocanate during histidine metabolism): MSVPYKYIGTPLEELISLGYYDPETRRVKAIKGRELHVRSLDWQLEGPLRMLFHVLDEEVAKDPKNLVVYGGTGKAARSWEDFEAIVSSLVSMDPDDTLVIQSGQPVAIFKLDRRAPRVVMSNAMLVPKWADWRIFRELEARGLISFHQMTAGCWAYIGTQGILQGTYETIGYAAERHFGSLEGRLVVSAGLGEMGGAQPLAVKMLGGVALIADVDKRMIERRINTAYLDTWTDDIDKAISMALAAKEKRQATSIGVLANAVDLLERLVRSGITPDLLTDQTPAHDPLAYVPQGLSLEDANKLRASDPDKYAALSSSSMAKHVQLMLELQRRGAVTFDYGNNLRKQAFDAGVEDAFKIPGQMEFLRPMFEEGRGPFRWISLTGDPNDIYRLDDVLLTLFERNARLARXIRNAHQYVKFQGLPARVVYLGYGERAXFGKTVSQMVRRGELNGPIWFGRDHLDSGSVASPYRETEAMLDGSDAIGDWPILNYALNTASGATWTCFHHGGGTGIGYAIHAGFGMVVDGTELAEEKAMRVFTVDPGSGVVRHAHAGYPKSLRVAREKGIRIPIMDRLEEKSRKVIEEAHREGRASDYTYDRVKKDLEEYDKRVRK; the protein is encoded by the coding sequence AGCCTTGATTGGCAGCTCGAGGGCCCCCTGCGAATGCTCTTCCATGTTCTGGATGAGGAGGTGGCGAAGGACCCCAAGAACCTCGTGGTTTACGGCGGCACAGGGAAAGCAGCTAGGTCCTGGGAGGACTTTGAGGCGATAGTATCGTCATTGGTGTCAATGGATCCAGACGACACGCTAGTCATACAGAGCGGGCAGCCCGTGGCCATTTTCAAGCTGGACAGGAGGGCGCCACGCGTAGTGATGAGCAATGCAATGCTGGTTCCCAAGTGGGCTGATTGGAGGATTTTCAGGGAATTAGAGGCTCGGGGCCTCATAAGTTTCCACCAAATGACCGCTGGGTGCTGGGCATACATTGGAACCCAGGGAATACTCCAGGGAACTTATGAAACCATTGGGTACGCGGCCGAGAGGCACTTCGGGAGCCTAGAGGGGAGGCTAGTGGTCAGCGCTGGACTGGGCGAGATGGGGGGCGCCCAACCCCTCGCCGTGAAGATGCTTGGCGGGGTCGCCCTCATAGCCGATGTGGATAAGAGAATGATAGAGCGCAGGATCAATACGGCGTACCTGGATACTTGGACCGACGATATAGATAAGGCGATAAGCATGGCGTTGGCCGCCAAGGAAAAGAGGCAAGCCACCAGCATAGGNGTTCTGGCCAACGCCGTTGACCTGCTTGAGAGGCTAGTGAGGAGCGGCATAACGCCGGACCTATTGACGGATCAAACCCCAGCCCATGACCCGCTCGCCTATGTTCCCCAGGGATTGAGTCTGGAGGATGCCAATAAGTTGCGGGCGAGCGATCCGGATAAGTACGCCGCGTTGTCCTCATCATCCATGGCCAAACACGTTCAATTAATGCTGGAGCTCCAGAGGAGGGGCGCCGTTACCTTTGATTATGGAAATAACCTTAGGAAGCAGGCATTCGATGCCGGGGTGGAGGATGCATTCAAGATACCTGGCCAAATGGAGTTCCTGAGGCCGATGTTCGAGGAGGGAAGGGGCCCATTCAGGTGGATAAGCCTAACCGGCGACCCAAACGACATATATAGGTTGGACGATGTCCTCCTAACCCTCTTCGAGCGCAATGCTAGGTTGGCGAGGNGGATAAGGAATGCGCATCAATACGTGAAGTTCCAGGGACTGCCGGCTAGGGTGGTTTACCTGGGGTATGGGGAGAGGGCGNTCTTTGGGAAGACTGTTAGCCAAATGGTGAGGAGAGGAGAATTAAATGGCCCCATATGGTTCGGGAGGGATCACTTGGACAGCGGCTCCGTTGCGTCGCCCTATAGGGAGACCGAGGCCATGCTTGACGGGAGCGACGCCATTGGGGACTGGCCAATACTGAATTACGCATTAAACACGGCGTCTGGAGCGACCTGGACATGCTTCCACCACGGCGGGGGAACAGGGATAGGGTACGCAATTCACGCGGGCTTCGGCATGGTGGTGGATGGAACGGAGCTGGCGGAGGAGAAGGCAATGAGGGTATTCACGGTTGATCCGGGCAGCGGCGTCGTGAGGCACGCGCATGCGGGATACCCCAAGTCGCTGAGGGTGGCGAGGGAGAAGGGCATTCGAATCCCCATAATGGATAGGCTGGAGGAGAAGAGCAGGAAAGTCATTGAGGAGGCCCATAGAGAGGGCAGGGCAAGCGATTACACGTATGACCGCGTCAAGAAGGATCTGGAGGAGTACGATAAGCGAGTGCGCAAGTGA